The window AATCAGCACCCCAAGCGGTAAGAAGAACATCGAAATTCTGATCAATAGCATCTTGAAGACGTTGCTTGAAGGGAACGTATTTCTCTTTAACCGTCAAGCCAGGAAGCTCTGACCACGATTGTTGAATTGTATCCAAAGTTGGTTTAGTAGTTGACGAATCTGAAGTAGCTTCAACTGTTAATGTCAGTTTCTTCAAACCGGCTTCCTTCATACCTTCGGCAAATAGTTTCTTAGCTTTTTTGATGTTATAAGTATACGCCGTTTTCTCCGCTGCTGCTTTAGCAAAATCTCCACCAGTAGATGTCTTAGCCAAACCAGCCGGAGTCATTCCAGTTGGGATGCCATCGAGACCTTCAGAAATAGACTGAGAAATAGACTTTCGATCCGTTGCCAAGTTCAACGCTTGACGAATCTTGGCATTGGTCAGGCCTTTAACCTTACCGGTTTGGTTATATTCGATATAATCAGTTCGAGAATCATTATAAATCTTTAGGTTCTTGGAACTCTTATACTTTTTAATTTGTTGAGCAGTAGTCAACGAAACCTGGTCAAGTTCCCCTTTATTATAGAGAGCTAGAGCAGCTGTTGAATCAGTTACAACTTGGAAATCAACACCTTTGTTTTTAACAGCTTTGGCATCCCAATAATTCTTGTTTGGAACCAACTTGAATTTCTTGTTTGATCCATTCCAACCTTCAAATTTATATGGGCCGCTATAAACCTGCTTAGAAGAACTGGTACCAACCTTCTTGCCCAAAGTCGACTCGAACTTCTTGTCTTGAGCGAAGAAGACTGGAAAGGCCATTAGGTTCTGGAACTGAGGCATTGGATGTTCCAAAGTAACAACAAGCGTTGTCTTATTCTTTGCCTTAATCCCCAAAGAACTCAAATCCTTATCTTTACCGGAATTAATCGCATCAGCGTTTTTAATTCCAGAATAAATATAAGCATACTGACTGGCTGTCTTAGGATTAACAGTCCGCTGCCAGGCATAAACGAAGTCTTTAGCTGTTAAAGCATCACCATTGGACCATTTCAATCCCTTACGCAAATGGAAGGTCCAAGTCAATCCATCTTTAGAATGTGACCAAGTCTTAGCCAAGCCGGCCTTTGGCGCGCCACTGGATGTCCGAGAAAGCAAGCCTTGTTGAACGTTAGCTGCAATCGTAAAAGCATACTGATCAGTCATTTGCGACAAATCCTGAGTCGTCATATCAGTAGGCAAGTATTCATTTAAAACATTTGAACTTGCACTTGAACTACTACTAATTTTACTAACACCAATAACTCCGCCAATAACAATCACAGCTGCTAAAGCCGTGATACCGACTTTTTTACCGGTTGACATCTTTTTCTTTCTTGCCATTAAAATTTTCTCTCCTTAAACTCTTCATTCATTTCATTAATTCCCATTTTTTCTTTGTTTCAAATCAAATGAGCAAGTATTCAATCATCTTCTAACTCTTTACTTCTTATAAGCCTTCCAGAAGTAATATTGAGCACCAGATGAGAAATACTGAACACCTTTAACCTTTGGATTTGAAAGAATCGCTGTGTTGACCCAATCAACAGGATTAGCGCCAGCATTTTTATAAAGAACTTTTTCAGCCTTAACTTCATCAGCAGTCCGCTTAGTATCACTCAAAGCATTTTTATCAGAAGCATTGTTAATAAGCGTGTCATATTCTTTATTTGACCAACTGCCATCATTGTTGGAACCACCGGTAACAAACATGTTCAAGAATGTTAATGGTTCAGAATAATCAGCACCCCAAGCTGCTAGCACAACGTCGAAATTATGATTTTCCTGATCAAGCAAACGCTGTTTGAATGGAACCAATTTCTCTTTAACCGTCAAACCAGGTAATTCTGACCATGATTGTTGCAGTGTATCAAGAGTCGACTTAGTCGATGTTGAATCAGATGATCCTTCAATTGTCAAGGTCAGCTTCTTCAAACCAGCTTCCTTCATACCTTCGGCAAATAGTTTCTTTGCCTTTTTAATGTTGTAAGCATAAGCGGTCGCCTTAGCTGCTGCTTTAGCAAAATCTCCACCAGTAGCTGTCTTAGCCAAACCAGCCGGAGTTAAACCAGTAGCAGCCGAATCAAGCCCTTCGGAAATCGAACTGGCAATTGTCTTGCGGTCAGTAGCCAAGTTCAACGCTTGACGAATCTTAGTATTGGTCAAGCCCTTCACTTTACCGGTCTGATTGTATTCAACATAAGCAGTTTCAGATTCGTTATAAATTTTTAAATCTTTTGACTTTTTATACTTCTTGATCTGCTGTGGCGTAGTTAACGAAACCTGGTCAAGTTCCCCTTTATTATAGAGAGCCAAGGCTGCAGTTGTATCAGTTACAACTTGGAAATCAACACCTTTGTTTTTAACAGCTTTGGCATCCCAATAATTCTTGTTTGGAACCAACTTGAATTTCTTGTTTGATCCATTCCAACCTTCAAATTTATATGGGCCGCTATAAACCTGCTTAGAAGAACTGGTACCAACCTTGCTTCCCAAACTCGATTCAAACTTCTTATCTTGAGCGAAGAAGACTGGAAAGGCCATTAGATTCTGGAACTGAGGCATCGGGTGCTCCAAGGTAACAACCAATGTAGTTTTGTTGGTCGCTTTAATCCCCAAAGAACTCAAATCCTTGTCTTTACCAGAATTAATTGCATCAGCGTTTTTAATTCCAGAATAGATGTAAGCATACTGACTTGCGGTTTTCGGATTAACAGTTCGCTGCCAGGCATAAACGAAATCTTCAGCCGTTAAAGCGTCCCCATTAGACCATTTCAAACCCTTACGCAAATGGAAGGTCCAAGTCAATCCATCTTTAGAATGTGACCAGGTTTTGGCCAAACCAGCCGTTGGTGCACCACTGGATGTCCGAGAAAGCAATCCCTGTTGGACATTGGCTGCCACTTCAAATGCATAAGTATCAGTCATTTGTGACAAATCCTGAGTTGTCATATCAACTGGTAAATATTCATTTAGAACATTAGAAGTAGATGATTTCTTGCCCAAAGTCGCATATCCCGCAACTCCGCCAACAACAATCACTGCCGCCAGAGCCGTGATACCGACTTTTTTACCGGTTGACATCTTTTTCTTTCTTGCCATTAGTAATTTATCCTCCCCGTTCTCATTAATTTAATTAAATGAGAATAAAACTGAATTATTATATGCGCTAATCTTTTCGGAAATCAAGCAAGATGTTAGTTTTTTTGACAATAATCTTCGGCTTTTCCGACCGATTTCTTAATCTATTTCTTCGAAATATACGCATACATGTAATAACTGCCTGCGCCAGAAGAGAAATTGAGAATTCCCTTAACTTTTGGATTCGTTAGAACCGGTGAATTAACCCAATAAACAGGATTAACGGCAGAATTCTGATAAAGAATCTTTTCCGCCTTAACCTCATCAGCAATTCTCGCCTTACTATTCAAAGCATCTTTGTTCTCTGCATCATTAATTGCTTGATCATAATCTTTGTTAACCCACTGGCCGTCATTATTCGGCGAATCGGAAGTAAACAAACCAAGGAAAGTAGTTGCCTCAGCATAATCAGCAATCCAATCGCTTAACATAACTTGAAAATTTCCATTGGCTGCATCTTGTAAACGCTGCTTAAATGGAACGAATTTTTCTTTAACAGTCAGACCAGGAAGTTCCGACCACGATTGTTGAATTGTATCCAAAGTGGATTTCGAAGTAACTGAACTCGAAGTACCTTCAACTGTTAACGTCAGTTTCTTCAAACCAGCTTCCTTCATACCTTCGGCAAATAGTTTCTTTGCCTTTTTAATGTTGTACGTATAGCCAGTAACTTTTGCTGCTGCCTTGGAAAAATCGCCACCAGTTGAAGTAAGTGCTAAACCAGCCGGAGTAATTCCAGTAGCAGCAGAATCGAGGCCTTCGGAAACTGCTTTCGCAATTCCTTTACGATCAGTAGCCAAGTTCAACGCTTCACGAATCTTGGCATTAGTCAAGCCTTTGACCTTACCGTTCTGGTTATATTCCATATACAACGTTTCCGATGAATTGTAAATTTTCAAATCTTTAGAATTTTTATATTTTTTGATCTGCTCAGGGGTCGTTAGAGAAACCGAATCCAGTTCGTCTTTTTTATACATTGCTAAAGAAGCGGTTGGATCAGTGATAACTTGAAAATCGACACCTTTGTTTTTAACAGCCTTGGCATCCCAGTAGTTCTTGTTTGGAACTAATTTGAACTTTTTGTTCGAGCCATTCCAACCAACAAACTTATACGGACCATCATAGACTTGTTTGGAAGAACTGGTACCAACCTTCTTGCCCAAAGTTTTCTCAAATTTTTCATCTTGAGCAAAGAAGACTGGGAAAGCCATTAGGTTCTCAAATTGTGGCATTGGATGCGACAATGTGACCACGATAGTAGCCTTGCCCTTTGCTTTAATTCCAAGTGAACTTAAATCTTTATCTTTGCCAGAATTAATTGCATCAGCATTCTTTATTCCGGAATAGATGTAAGCGTATTGACTGGCTGTCTTTGGATTAACGGTTCGCTGCCAGGCATAAACGAAATCCGATGCGGTAAGTGCATCGCCGTTAGACCACTTCAACCCCTTGCGTAAATGGAAAGTCCAAGTAAGACCGTCTTTAGAATGTGACCAAGTCTTTGCAAGACCAGCTTTTGGCGAACCATTGCTCTTTCGAGAAAGCAGCCCTTCTTGAGAATTGGCTGCAATCAGAAATGCATAACTATCTGTCATCTGTGACAAATCCTGAGTCGTCATATCTTCCCCAAGATATTCATTCAACACATTCGTATTAGATGAGCTGCTTTTAAGCAGCGCACTCGATCCAAAAATGCCACCGATAACTATCACAGCTGCTAAAGCTGCAATACCAACTTTTTTGCTGGTCGACATTTTTTTCTTTCTTGCCATTAATAAAACTTCTTCTCCTTCCTTTTCATCAAATAATTAAATGAAAATAAAATTGCGTTATTATATGCTCTATTCGCGCTTAAAATCAAGGGAGATGTCAGCTTTATTAACAAAAATATTCGGATTTCAGACTCAAAAAAGAAATAAAAAAGCCGATATAATCGGCTTTTTCGCGTTTTTGAATACTTTTATTACAATTTCAAAAAACAAATAAATTTAGCCATAAAAATAAAAAAATAACAATTTTATTTGTAATCTTTTAAAAAATTATTTAACGACTATATTAATAATTTTTCCTGGAATTGCGATAATTTTAACAATAATTTTATCGATAATTTGTTTTTTAACTTCAGGGTTGTCAGTTGCCATTTTAGCCAGATCATCGCGAGAAATATCAATTGGCGTGTCAATCTTCGCTCGAACCTTTCCATTAATCTGAACAGCCATCTCAATCTGCTTTTCAACAATTTGGCTTTCATCATAAGTTGGCCAATTTGCATAAGTAATTGTTTCTTGATGTCCCATTCGTTGCCAAAGTTCCTCGGTTATATGCGGAGCGACAGGATTAAGCAGCTGCAAGAAGGCATTCATATATCTTTTCGGCAATTTTTCAGCTTTAAAAGTCTCGTTAATGAAAACCATCATCTGTGAAATAGCTGTATTAAAATGCATTGCTGCATAGTCTTCGGTAACCTTTTTAACAGTCTGGTTGAAAACCTTGTCAAGTCGATGATCGTTCTCGTTAACGATTATCGGATTAATACCATCTCCATCATTAGTAAAAATTCGCCATACACGATCCAAATAACGCCTTATACCAGCCAGACTGTCAGTATTCCAAGGTTTTGACTGCGTCAACGGGCCCATAAACATCTCATAAACACGCAAAGCATCTGCACCATAGGTGTCGACTATTTCATCGGGATTAACAACATTTCCTTTTGATTTAGACATCTTTTCATGGTTCGTACCAAGAATCATCCCTTGGTTGACAAGCTTTTGAAAGGGTTCTTTAGTTGGCACAACACCTAAATCATATAAGAATTTATGCCAAAAACGCGCGTAAAGCAGGTGCAAAACAGCATGTTCCGCTCCGCCTACATAAAGATCGACATTCATCCAATACTTTAATTTTTCTGGATCAGCAAGGACTTGATCGTTATGTGGATCAATGTATCTTAAGAAATACCATGACGACCCGGCCCATTGAGGCATTGTATTTGTCTCGCGGCGCCCCTTCATTCCGTCTTCACGAGTAACCTCTAACCATTTTTTATCATTAGCCAATGGTGATTCACCAGTACCAGATGGCTTCATTTGTTCCTTACTCAAATGCGGTAATCGTAATGGCAATTTGTCTTCTGGAATTAATGTTTGCGTTCCATCTTCCCAGTGAATTACAGGAATTGGTTCACCCCAATAACGTTGGCGAGAGAAAATCCAGTCACGAAGTTTGTAATTAATTTGTTTATGGCCAAAATGACGTTCTTCCAGCCAATCAATAATCATTTCAATCGCCTGTTTTTTATTCAAACCATCCAAAAAAACAGAATTTACATGGGTTCCATCCCCTGTAAAAGCTTCTTTTGAAATATCGCCGCCCTTGATGACTTGCTTAATTGGTAAATTAAATTTTTTTGCAAATTCGTAATCACGTGTATCATGAGCTGGAACGGCCATTATCGCACCAGTCCCATAACTTGACAAAACATAGTCAGCAATCCAAATCGGTATTTTTTCTCCATTAACCGGATTAATTCCATAAGCACCAGTAAAGGCTCCGGTCTTTTCTCGATTAAGATCGGTCCGCTCCAAATCAGATTTTGAAGCAATCTTCGCTTTGTAAGCGTCGACATTGGCCTTACATTCGCTAGTTGTAATTCTATCGACCAAATCATGCTCAGGGGCTAAAACCATGTAAGAGGCACCAAATAATGTATCTGGACGTGTAGTATAGACCTCCACTTGATCATCGGTTTTTCCGTCAACTTTAAAAAATACTGCCGCACCGACTGACTTGCCAATCCAATTCCGTTGCTGTTCTTTAATGGCATCGGGCCAATCAAGATCATTCAAATCAGAAAGCAGGCGTTCGGCATATTTGGTAATTCTTAAAACCCACTGCTTCATCGGAACACGGTATACCGGATAACCGCCACGTTCGGTTTTTCCGTCAATGACCTCTTCATTGGCAACAACGATTCCACCGCCAGGAAAATCAGGTGCCCAATTGACCATAATCTCATCTTCGTAAGCAAGGCCCTTTTTATAAAGCTGTTCGAAAATCCACTGAGTCCATTTGTAATACTCTGGATCAGTTGTATTTATTTCACGGTCCCAATCATAAGAAAAACCAAGCGATTTAACCTGTTTTTTAAAATGTTTAATGTTTTCATTTGTAAAATCAGCCGGATTATGGCCGGTTTTAATCGCATATTGTTCGGCAGGAAGCCCAAAAGCATCCCAACCCATGGGCTGCAGAACATTAAAGCCGCGCATTCGATTAAAGCGGGCCATAATATCGGTAGCTGTATACGATTCAGGATGCCCGACATGCAAGCCCTGCCCTGAAGGATAAGGAAACATATTCATAACATAATACTTTGGTTTTCCAGAACTTTCCGGGGCCGTTTTAAATGTTTTATGTTCGTCCCAGTATGTTTGCCACCTTTTTTCAATTGCTTTGTGATCGTAACTCATAAAAACTCCCATTTTATTTCTAAGATTGATGGACAAAAAAATCCGCCTGTAAAAACAACAGGACGGATTTCCGCGGTACCACCTGAATTCGCTAGAGCGCACTCAATATAAATTAATTAAAATCATCAGCCGAGTTCAACCTAAGATCTTGTAAACTTCCATCTAACGTTTACTTTCTGTAAAAACCTCTAATCTACTACTGCTAATTGTGTTTATTATAGCTTAATTTGCCATAAGAGCTTTAATTTTTTCAACTTGATCAAGTTTCTCCCAAGGAAGATCCAGATCAGATCTACCAAAATGACCAAAAGCAGCCGTTTGTAAATAAATAGGACGCCGTAAATCAAGTTGATTAATAATTGACAAAGGCCGAAAATCAAAAACCTGTTCGACAATTGAATAAATTTTATCAAGTGAAACTTTTTCTGTTCCAAAAGTATCAAGATCAATCGAAACTGGTCGAGCCACACCAATTGCATAGCCAATCTGAATTTCAAGCTTATCAGCTAAACCAGCTGCCACTAAATTCTTAGCAACATAACGTGCGTAATAGGCACCTGATCGATCAACCTTTGTAGCATCCTTGCCGGAAAAAGCACCACCACCATGATGAGCAGCTCCGCCATATGTATCAACAATTATCTTTCTTCCTGTTAAACCAGAATCTGCTTGTGGTCCACCCAACGACCATAATCCGGACGGATTAATGAAAAACTTTGTATTTTCATCGACTAATTCCGTTGGCAGCACAGGAGCAATAATATCTTTACTAATGCGTGCACGCAAATCTTCCAACTCCATACCTTCGACATGTTGTGCAGAAAGGACAACCGCCGAAATACGTTTT of the Oenococcus sp. UCMA 16435 genome contains:
- a CDS encoding peptide ABC transporter substrate-binding protein, which codes for MARKKKMSTGKKVGITALAAVIVVGGVAGYATLGKKSSTSNVLNEYLPVDMTTQDLSQMTDTYAFEVAANVQQGLLSRTSSGAPTAGLAKTWSHSKDGLTWTFHLRKGLKWSNGDALTAEDFVYAWQRTVNPKTASQYAYIYSGIKNADAINSGKDKDLSSLGIKATNKTTLVVTLEHPMPQFQNLMAFPVFFAQDKKFESSLGSKVGTSSSKQVYSGPYKFEGWNGSNKKFKLVPNKNYWDAKAVKNKGVDFQVVTDTTAALALYNKGELDQVSLTTPQQIKKYKKSKDLKIYNESETAYVEYNQTGKVKGLTNTKIRQALNLATDRKTIASSISEGLDSAATGLTPAGLAKTATGGDFAKAAAKATAYAYNIKKAKKLFAEGMKEAGLKKLTLTIEGSSDSTSTKSTLDTLQQSWSELPGLTVKEKLVPFKQRLLDQENHNFDVVLAAWGADYSEPLTFLNMFVTGGSNNDGSWSNKEYDTLINNASDKNALSDTKRTADEVKAEKVLYKNAGANPVDWVNTAILSNPKVKGVQYFSSGAQYYFWKAYKK
- a CDS encoding peptide ABC transporter substrate-binding protein; this encodes MARKKKMSTSKKVGIAALAAVIVIGGIFGSSALLKSSSSNTNVLNEYLGEDMTTQDLSQMTDSYAFLIAANSQEGLLSRKSNGSPKAGLAKTWSHSKDGLTWTFHLRKGLKWSNGDALTASDFVYAWQRTVNPKTASQYAYIYSGIKNADAINSGKDKDLSSLGIKAKGKATIVVTLSHPMPQFENLMAFPVFFAQDEKFEKTLGKKVGTSSSKQVYDGPYKFVGWNGSNKKFKLVPNKNYWDAKAVKNKGVDFQVITDPTASLAMYKKDELDSVSLTTPEQIKKYKNSKDLKIYNSSETLYMEYNQNGKVKGLTNAKIREALNLATDRKGIAKAVSEGLDSAATGITPAGLALTSTGGDFSKAAAKVTGYTYNIKKAKKLFAEGMKEAGLKKLTLTVEGTSSSVTSKSTLDTIQQSWSELPGLTVKEKFVPFKQRLQDAANGNFQVMLSDWIADYAEATTFLGLFTSDSPNNDGQWVNKDYDQAINDAENKDALNSKARIADEVKAEKILYQNSAVNPVYWVNSPVLTNPKVKGILNFSSGAGSYYMYAYISKK
- a CDS encoding leucine--tRNA ligase, which produces MSYDHKAIEKRWQTYWDEHKTFKTAPESSGKPKYYVMNMFPYPSGQGLHVGHPESYTATDIMARFNRMRGFNVLQPMGWDAFGLPAEQYAIKTGHNPADFTNENIKHFKKQVKSLGFSYDWDREINTTDPEYYKWTQWIFEQLYKKGLAYEDEIMVNWAPDFPGGGIVVANEEVIDGKTERGGYPVYRVPMKQWVLRITKYAERLLSDLNDLDWPDAIKEQQRNWIGKSVGAAVFFKVDGKTDDQVEVYTTRPDTLFGASYMVLAPEHDLVDRITTSECKANVDAYKAKIASKSDLERTDLNREKTGAFTGAYGINPVNGEKIPIWIADYVLSSYGTGAIMAVPAHDTRDYEFAKKFNLPIKQVIKGGDISKEAFTGDGTHVNSVFLDGLNKKQAIEMIIDWLEERHFGHKQINYKLRDWIFSRQRYWGEPIPVIHWEDGTQTLIPEDKLPLRLPHLSKEQMKPSGTGESPLANDKKWLEVTREDGMKGRRETNTMPQWAGSSWYFLRYIDPHNDQVLADPEKLKYWMNVDLYVGGAEHAVLHLLYARFWHKFLYDLGVVPTKEPFQKLVNQGMILGTNHEKMSKSKGNVVNPDEIVDTYGADALRVYEMFMGPLTQSKPWNTDSLAGIRRYLDRVWRIFTNDGDGINPIIVNENDHRLDKVFNQTVKKVTEDYAAMHFNTAISQMMVFINETFKAEKLPKRYMNAFLQLLNPVAPHITEELWQRMGHQETITYANWPTYDESQIVEKQIEMAVQINGKVRAKIDTPIDISRDDLAKMATDNPEVKKQIIDKIIVKIIAIPGKIINIVVK
- a CDS encoding peptide ABC transporter substrate-binding protein; translation: MARKKKMSTGKKVGITALAAVIVIGGVIGVSKISSSSSASSNVLNEYLPTDMTTQDLSQMTDQYAFTIAANVQQGLLSRTSSGAPKAGLAKTWSHSKDGLTWTFHLRKGLKWSNGDALTAKDFVYAWQRTVNPKTASQYAYIYSGIKNADAINSGKDKDLSSLGIKAKNKTTLVVTLEHPMPQFQNLMAFPVFFAQDKKFESTLGKKVGTSSSKQVYSGPYKFEGWNGSNKKFKLVPNKNYWDAKAVKNKGVDFQVVTDSTAALALYNKGELDQVSLTTAQQIKKYKSSKNLKIYNDSRTDYIEYNQTGKVKGLTNAKIRQALNLATDRKSISQSISEGLDGIPTGMTPAGLAKTSTGGDFAKAAAEKTAYTYNIKKAKKLFAEGMKEAGLKKLTLTVEATSDSSTTKPTLDTIQQSWSELPGLTVKEKYVPFKQRLQDAIDQNFDVLLTAWGADYAEPLTFLNMFVTNGPNNDGKWSNKQYDTLIDNASDKDALSDTKRTADEVKAEKTLYDDSAVDPIDWMNAAILSNPKVKGVQYFSSGAPYYFWNAYRSKK
- a CDS encoding methionine adenosyltransferase — its product is MKKFFTSESVAIGHPDKIADQIADAILDEVLKQDPLARSAIEVTVSTGDVSIFGELSTKAYVNVRDVATDTIRKIGYVEPKLGFTYDSVNISNKIVEQSAEISSAVDQAEDDPDQIGAGDQGIIYGYANNETSDYIPLALQLSHKLMKQLKTVREAGGSTSYLRPDGKGEVSVEYGDDDRPKRISAVVLSAQHVEGMELEDLRARISKDIIAPVLPTELVDENTKFFINPSGLWSLGGPQADSGLTGRKIIVDTYGGAAHHGGGAFSGKDATKVDRSGAYYARYVAKNLVAAGLADKLEIQIGYAIGVARPVSIDLDTFGTEKVSLDKIYSIVEQVFDFRPLSIINQLDLRRPIYLQTAAFGHFGRSDLDLPWEKLDQVEKIKALMAN